One Anoplopoma fimbria isolate UVic2021 breed Golden Eagle Sablefish chromosome 2, Afim_UVic_2022, whole genome shotgun sequence DNA window includes the following coding sequences:
- the LOC129100423 gene encoding cleavage and polyadenylation specificity factor subunit 7-like, whose product MAARPAAGPSTSNTDLLDLYGDLNQNDEDLDRIAEANELFDAVLTGSVDRDKKVNSNVVPPNKTLPKEESKATTVKSQQGRCTLRRLSLYIGNFPWWTSDKDITYMAQTLGVKDIKEIKFAENKINGQSRGFAEVVVTSEESLKILLEKIPHCELNGDKVDCRFATRQNLGVFEDIANKRIPLRVNSKDPKESDSSDKIPSLLSQEPSPPPLPPLFPSHPLANRFPSFPGPYLNHPPPPFPHMPPNIPPPMPPPLFPPHPIHVPSQPLPSLHVNPAFFNPAPDGHSSQAYSQQKHTPRNTDRDFEELMNRNKAVASSAISKAVSGATAGDLRVAMETLLTAIAIIKQSRVYGDERCQALVTSLKDCLVSIQGNYGYRSSSRSGEEERDRDRGRDRDRERDRERERDREDSSGWEGAGMSRRHRQRSRSGERDKERSRERERHREYRDRYR is encoded by the exons ATGGCTGCTAGACCTGCAGCCGGACCAAGCACCTCCAACACGGACCTCCTAGATCTTTACGGTGACCTCAATCAAAACGACGAG GATTTGGACAGAATTGCTGAAGCAAATGAACTTTTTGATGCTGTTCTAACTGGCTCAGTCGATCGGgacaaaaaagtaaattcaAATGTGGTGCCTCCTAACAAGACACTACCTAAAGAGGAGTCAAAAGCAACAACAGTGAAAAGCCAACAAGGAAGATGCACTCTAAGGAGACTGTCTTTATATATTGGAAATTTCCCCTGG TGGACATCTGATAAGGACATCACGTACATGGCTCAAACATTGGGTGTGAAGGACATCAAAGAGATTAAATTTGCTGAGAACAAAATTAATGGCCAGTCAAGAGG CTTTGCAGAAGTGGTGGTAACCTCGGAAGAGTCATTGAAAATATTGTTGGAAAAAATACCCCACTGTGAGCTCAATGGGGATAAGGTAGACTGTCGCTTTGCTACTCGCCAGAACCTCGGTGTGTTTGAGGACATAGCAAATAAAC GTATACCACTGCGTGTTAATTCCAAAGATCCTAAGGAGTCAGATTCTTCGGATAAGATTCCCTCTTTATTATCACAGGAGCCCAGTCCTCCCCCTTTACCTCCTCTTTTTCCATCACATCCACTTGCAAACAGGTTTCCCTCATTTCCCGGCCCTTACTTAAatcatccacctcctcctttCCCACATATGCCACCAAACATCCCTCCACCCATGCCACCCCCTTTGTTCCCTCCTCATCCAATCCATGTTCCCAGCCAACCATTGCCCAGTCTGCATGTAAATCCGGCATTTTTCAACCCGGCACCAGACGGGCACAGCAGCCAAGCCTACAGCCAACAAAA ACACACACCACGAAATACAGATAGAGATTTTGAGGAGCTGATGAACAGAAATAAAGCCGTTGCCAGCAGTGCCATCAGCAAGGCTGTGTCTGGAGCCACAGCTG GAGACTTGCGGGTTGCCATGGAGACTCTATTAACTGCCATTGCCATCATTAAGCAGTCCAGAGTGTATGGAGATGAACGCTGCCAAGCCCTGGTCACCTCTTTGAAGGACTGTCTAGTCTCCATCCAGGGCAACTATGGCTACAG GAGTAGCAGTCGTTCTGGGGAAGAAGAACGAGACCGGGACAGGGGTCGCGACAGAGACCGAGAGCGTGATCGTGAAAGAGAACGTGACAGAGAAGACTCTTCTGGTTGGGAAGGTGCAGGAATGTCCCGGAGACACAGACAACGCTCCCGGAGCGGGGAGAGGGACAAGGAACGCTCCAGAGAACGGGAAAGGCACAGAGAGTACAGAGACAGATACCGCTAA
- the sdhaf2 gene encoding succinate dehydrogenase assembly factor 2, mitochondrial, whose product MLSSVVAKRLVTGICQAAWKPAATGLVSSRSYRGDTADDTRGDLIEIPLPPWEARPDEPTDIKKRRLLYESRKRGMLENCILLSLFAKRYLNTMNENQLLQYDRLINEPSNDWDIYYWATEAQPTPDVYQGEIMDMLKEFTKNRNQEQRLDAPSLEYLEKESQ is encoded by the exons ATGCTCTCTTCTGTTGTTGCGAAAAGG CTGGTGACAGGTATTTGCCAGGCAGCATGGAAACCAGCAGCCACAGGCTTGGTATCATCTCGTAGTTACCGTGGAGATACGGCTGATGACACCAGGGGAGACCTGATTGAGATCCCTTTGCCCCCTTGGGAGGCGAGGCCTGATGAGCCCACTGACATCAAGAAGCGACGTCTGCTGTACGAGAGTCGCAAGAGGGGCATGTTGGAGAACTGCATTCTGCTCAG CCTTTTTGCCAAGCGATACCTGAACACAATGAATGAGAACCAGCTGCTGCAGTATGACCGACTGATTAATGAACCAAGCAATGACTGGGACATCTACTACTGGGCAACAG AAGCTCAGCCCACCCCTGACGTTTACCAAGGGGAGATCATGGATATGCTGAAGGAGTTCACGAAGAACCGCAACCAAGAACAGAGGTTGGATGCACCCAGCTTGGAGTACCTGGAAAAGGAAAGCCAGTGA